A window of Streptomyces armeniacus contains these coding sequences:
- a CDS encoding ABC transporter permease, whose protein sequence is MTTTPTAKATAEAPDERLVHRSLVRSAMSRPELGAVVGAVAVFIFFSVIADSFLETASLSTVLYASSTIGIMAVPVALLMIGGEFDLSTGVMVTSSALVSSMFSYQMTANVWVGIGVSLLVTLAIGCFNGLMLTRTKLPSFIITLGTFLMLTGLNLGLTKQISGTVSTKSISDMEGFPAAQKVFASQLTLFDVEFQVTILWWLGLVAVATWILLRTRAGNWIFAVGGGSDAARAVGVPVARTKIGLYMGVALAAWISGQHLLFNYDVVQSGEGVGNELIYIAAAVIGGCLLTGGYGSAVGAAVGAFIFGMTSKGIVYAQWDPDWFKFFLGAMLLLATLLNAWIRKRAEAS, encoded by the coding sequence ATGACCACCACGCCCACGGCCAAGGCGACGGCCGAGGCACCGGACGAGCGGCTGGTGCACCGGTCGCTCGTACGCAGCGCGATGAGCCGCCCCGAACTGGGTGCGGTGGTCGGCGCCGTCGCCGTCTTCATCTTCTTCTCGGTCATCGCCGACAGCTTCCTGGAGACGGCCAGCCTCTCCACGGTGCTGTACGCCTCGTCCACCATCGGGATCATGGCGGTGCCGGTGGCGCTGCTGATGATCGGCGGCGAGTTCGACCTGTCGACGGGCGTCATGGTGACCAGCTCGGCGCTGGTCTCCTCGATGTTCAGCTACCAGATGACGGCCAACGTCTGGGTCGGCATCGGCGTCTCGCTGCTCGTCACCCTCGCCATCGGCTGCTTCAACGGCCTGATGCTGACCCGTACGAAGCTGCCCAGCTTCATCATCACGCTCGGCACCTTCCTGATGCTCACCGGCCTCAACCTCGGGCTGACGAAGCAGATCAGCGGCACCGTCTCGACCAAGAGCATCAGCGACATGGAGGGCTTCCCCGCCGCGCAGAAGGTCTTCGCGTCCCAGCTGACGCTGTTCGATGTCGAGTTCCAGGTCACCATCCTGTGGTGGCTCGGCCTGGTCGCGGTCGCCACCTGGATACTGCTCCGCACCCGCGCCGGGAACTGGATCTTCGCGGTGGGCGGCGGCTCCGACGCGGCCCGCGCGGTCGGCGTCCCCGTCGCCCGTACGAAGATCGGCCTCTACATGGGCGTCGCGCTGGCCGCCTGGATCTCGGGCCAGCACCTGCTGTTCAACTACGACGTCGTGCAGTCCGGTGAGGGCGTGGGCAACGAGCTGATCTACATCGCCGCCGCCGTCATCGGCGGCTGCCTGCTCACCGGTGGCTACGGCTCCGCGGTCGGCGCGGCGGTCGGCGCGTTCATCTTCGGCATGACGAGCAAGGGCATCGTGTACGCGCAGTGGGACCCGGACTGGTTCAAGTTCTTCCTGGGGGCGATGCTGCTGCTCGCCACCCTGCTGAACGCGTGGATTCGCAAGCGGGCGGAGGCGAGCTGA
- a CDS encoding SAM-dependent methyltransferase yields MTGYSFRVENIDTTTPHSARMYDYFLGGKTHYGVDEEAAEAVISLWPNVRTCARVNRWFMRRGARWLAAEAGIRQFLDIGAGIPTEPNLHQVTQAIAPETRVAYADNDPIVLTYSEALLESTPEGRTVYLHADATDPESILSAPELREALDLNEPVALSLMALLHFITDEERPYELVEALVSALPSGSYLMLSHVTADLDPETWARLTETLKQSRRGMKEGQARSKEEVTRFFDGLELVDPGVVVAHRWRPGDDDSPAGVDDAAASLWAGVARKP; encoded by the coding sequence ATGACCGGCTACAGCTTCCGGGTCGAGAACATCGACACCACGACGCCGCACTCGGCGCGCATGTACGACTACTTCCTCGGCGGCAAAACGCACTACGGCGTCGACGAGGAGGCGGCCGAGGCCGTCATCTCGCTGTGGCCGAACGTCCGCACGTGCGCCCGCGTCAACCGCTGGTTCATGCGCCGCGGCGCGAGGTGGCTGGCGGCCGAGGCGGGCATACGGCAGTTCCTCGACATCGGCGCGGGCATCCCCACGGAGCCCAATCTGCACCAGGTCACGCAGGCCATCGCGCCGGAGACCAGGGTCGCGTACGCGGACAACGACCCGATCGTGCTCACGTACTCCGAGGCGCTGCTGGAGAGCACGCCCGAGGGCCGTACGGTCTATCTGCACGCGGACGCCACGGACCCCGAGAGCATCCTCAGCGCGCCCGAGCTGCGCGAAGCCCTCGATCTGAACGAGCCCGTGGCGCTCTCGCTGATGGCGCTGCTGCACTTCATCACCGACGAGGAGAGACCGTACGAGCTCGTCGAGGCGCTGGTGAGCGCGCTGCCTTCGGGCAGCTATCTGATGCTGTCGCACGTCACCGCCGACCTTGACCCGGAGACCTGGGCGCGGCTGACGGAGACGCTGAAGCAGTCGCGGCGCGGCATGAAGGAGGGGCAGGCCCGGAGCAAGGAGGAGGTCACCCGCTTCTTCGACGGGCTGGAGCTGGTGGACCCGGGCGTCGTGGTGGCGCACCGCTGGCGGCCGGGGGACGACGACTCGCCGGCCGGCGTGGACGACGCCGCGGCCTCGCTGTGGGCGGGCGTGGCACGCAAGCCGTGA
- a CDS encoding methyltransferase domain-containing protein: MSASADSFDHAIDAWREWQASPWGRLRYALAEHNLARHTPALGRGPLRVLDLAGADGADAVPLAVRGHHVTVVDYSPGMLAAARDRARAADAGERLATVLADVLDLPAEVRGATYDLVLCHNLLQYQEEPGPVLRTVVPLVRPGGLLSVMAINRHSAPLALAVRSLDPAAALRALGERQSRSATFDAGLTLHTAEEITAELTVLGCTGVRHYGIRTVADHITDDARKRDPAFYADLEALELALTDREPYVHTARIFHLVAGVPGGGPAAG, from the coding sequence ATGTCCGCCTCCGCCGACTCGTTCGACCACGCCATCGACGCATGGCGCGAGTGGCAGGCCAGCCCGTGGGGGCGGCTGCGCTACGCGCTCGCCGAGCACAACCTCGCCCGCCACACGCCCGCCCTCGGCCGCGGCCCGCTCCGCGTGCTCGACCTGGCCGGTGCCGACGGCGCCGACGCCGTCCCGCTCGCGGTCCGCGGGCACCACGTCACCGTCGTCGACTACTCGCCGGGCATGCTCGCCGCCGCCCGCGACCGCGCACGCGCGGCCGACGCCGGCGAGCGGCTGGCCACCGTACTGGCGGATGTGCTGGACCTGCCCGCCGAGGTGCGCGGCGCCACGTACGACCTGGTGCTGTGCCACAACCTGCTCCAGTACCAGGAGGAGCCCGGTCCGGTGCTGCGTACGGTCGTCCCCCTCGTACGCCCCGGCGGCCTGCTGTCCGTGATGGCGATCAACCGGCACTCGGCCCCGCTCGCCCTCGCCGTCCGCTCCCTCGACCCGGCGGCCGCGCTGCGCGCGCTCGGCGAACGGCAGAGCCGTTCCGCGACCTTCGACGCCGGACTCACCCTGCACACCGCCGAGGAGATCACCGCCGAGCTCACCGTGCTGGGCTGCACCGGCGTACGGCACTACGGCATCCGTACGGTCGCCGACCACATCACCGACGACGCCCGCAAGCGCGACCCCGCCTTCTACGCCGACCTCGAAGCGCTGGAGCTGGCGCTGACGGACCGCGAGCCGTACGTGCACACCGCGCGGATCTTCCACCTGGTGGCCGGGGTGCCGGGCGGCGGGCCCGCGGCGGGGTAA
- a CDS encoding substrate-binding domain-containing protein, with product MVQRRTARTAAVLVTAVLLAAGCSSTGGKEAEEKDSEAGGGKGVNTPRMDIAMVSHSGEGDTFWDIVQSGAKQAAAKDNVAFDYSHDKAGPQQAQLVQTAIDKKVDGLIVTLAKPDAVGPVVEKAVKAGIPVVTINSGGEHSAKLGALSHIGQDETIAGEAVGEELNKRGHKKALCIIHEQGNVSLNERCEGVARTFDGKVDNLNVDGTNMPDVQSSVTAKLQADDAIDTIVALGAPFAATAAKATEETGTKAEINTFDLNAKVVAGLDDGSIGFAVDQQPYLQGYEAVDALWLHAYNANELGGGKPVLTGPAIVTEKDVPRLEKYTKRGTR from the coding sequence ATGGTGCAACGGCGTACAGCGCGAACAGCGGCAGTCCTGGTGACCGCGGTGCTCCTTGCCGCCGGATGCAGCAGCACCGGCGGCAAGGAGGCCGAGGAGAAGGACTCGGAGGCCGGCGGGGGCAAGGGTGTGAACACCCCGCGGATGGACATCGCGATGGTGTCGCACTCCGGTGAGGGCGACACGTTCTGGGACATCGTCCAGAGCGGCGCCAAGCAGGCGGCGGCCAAGGACAACGTCGCCTTCGACTACTCCCACGACAAGGCCGGGCCGCAGCAGGCCCAGCTGGTGCAGACCGCCATCGACAAGAAGGTCGACGGGCTGATCGTCACGCTCGCCAAGCCGGACGCGGTGGGTCCGGTCGTCGAGAAGGCCGTCAAGGCGGGCATTCCGGTCGTCACCATCAACTCCGGTGGCGAGCACTCCGCGAAGCTCGGCGCCCTCTCCCACATCGGCCAGGACGAGACGATCGCCGGCGAGGCCGTGGGTGAGGAGCTCAACAAGCGCGGCCACAAGAAGGCGCTCTGCATTATCCACGAGCAGGGCAACGTCTCGCTCAACGAACGCTGCGAGGGCGTCGCCCGCACCTTCGACGGCAAGGTCGACAACCTCAACGTCGACGGCACGAACATGCCCGACGTCCAGTCCTCCGTCACCGCGAAGCTCCAGGCCGACGACGCCATCGACACGATCGTCGCGCTCGGCGCCCCGTTCGCCGCCACCGCCGCCAAGGCCACCGAGGAGACCGGCACCAAGGCCGAGATCAACACCTTCGACCTGAACGCCAAGGTGGTCGCCGGACTCGACGACGGGTCGATCGGCTTCGCCGTCGACCAGCAGCCGTACCTCCAGGGCTACGAGGCGGTCGACGCGCTGTGGCTGCACGCGTACAACGCCAACGAGCTCGGTGGCGGCAAGCCCGTACTCACCGGCCCGGCCATCGTGACGGAGAAGGACGTGCCGCGGCTGGAGAAGTACACCAAGCGTGGGACCCGGTGA
- a CDS encoding sugar ABC transporter substrate-binding protein: MLGAAVVAGVTAAALAGCSSTGGKRAEERRAADAGGESAVDTPRWKVAMVTHSGDGDTYWDIVQSGAKQAAVKDNIEFLYAHDKEAGRQAQLVQSMIDKKVDGLVVTLAKPDAMKSVVQKAVKAGIPVITINSGQEQSKQFGALTHIGQDETVAGEAVGDELNKRGGKNALCVLHEQGNVGHEQRCDGVEKTFKGKLKKLYVDGTNMPDVQSSVTAKLQSDDAVDTVVTLGAPFAATAVKAADEAGSDARTVTFDLNAKVVDGLEDGSVGFAVDQQPYLQGYEAIDLMWLYRYNADMLGGGKPVLTGPQILTKKDAPELADYTERGTR, from the coding sequence ATGCTCGGAGCAGCGGTCGTGGCGGGGGTGACCGCCGCCGCCCTGGCGGGGTGCAGCAGTACGGGAGGCAAGCGTGCCGAGGAGCGGCGCGCGGCCGACGCCGGGGGCGAGTCCGCGGTGGACACCCCGCGCTGGAAGGTCGCGATGGTCACCCACTCGGGAGACGGCGACACGTACTGGGACATCGTGCAGAGCGGCGCCAAGCAGGCGGCCGTGAAGGACAACATCGAGTTCCTCTACGCGCACGACAAGGAGGCCGGGCGGCAGGCGCAGCTCGTCCAGTCGATGATCGACAAGAAGGTCGACGGGCTGGTCGTCACCCTCGCCAAACCGGACGCCATGAAGTCCGTGGTACAGAAGGCCGTCAAGGCGGGCATTCCGGTCATCACGATCAACTCCGGCCAGGAGCAGTCCAAGCAGTTCGGCGCCCTCACCCACATCGGCCAGGACGAGACGGTCGCGGGCGAGGCGGTCGGCGACGAGCTGAACAAGCGCGGTGGGAAGAACGCCCTCTGCGTCCTGCACGAGCAGGGCAACGTCGGCCACGAACAGCGCTGCGACGGCGTCGAGAAGACGTTCAAGGGCAAGCTGAAGAAGCTCTACGTGGACGGCACGAACATGCCCGACGTGCAGTCCTCCGTGACCGCCAAGCTCCAGTCGGACGACGCCGTCGACACGGTCGTCACCCTCGGCGCCCCGTTCGCCGCCACCGCGGTCAAGGCGGCCGACGAGGCGGGCAGCGACGCCCGTACGGTCACCTTCGACCTCAACGCCAAGGTGGTGGACGGGCTGGAGGACGGCTCGGTCGGCTTCGCGGTCGACCAGCAGCCGTACCTCCAGGGCTACGAGGCCATCGACCTGATGTGGCTGTACCGCTACAACGCCGACATGCTCGGCGGCGGCAAGCCCGTCCTCACCGGCCCGCAGATCCTCACCAAGAAGGACGCACCCGAACTGGCCGACTACACGGAACGGGGGACGCGATGA
- a CDS encoding DUF397 domain-containing protein produces the protein MDRMDPIYNGMPAKDLGAHGWHKPWSGTNGGNCVEALKLTDGRVALRQSSDPDGPALIYTLHEIETFIEGAKNGDADFLLN, from the coding sequence ATGGATCGCATGGACCCCATCTACAACGGCATGCCCGCCAAAGACCTCGGTGCCCACGGCTGGCACAAGCCCTGGAGCGGCACCAACGGCGGCAACTGCGTGGAGGCCCTGAAGCTCACTGACGGGCGTGTGGCGCTGCGGCAGTCGAGCGATCCGGACGGACCGGCCCTCATATACACGCTGCACGAGATCGAGACCTTCATCGAGGGCGCCAAGAACGGCGACGCCGACTTCCTGCTCAACTGA
- a CDS encoding helix-turn-helix domain-containing protein, which produces MPDARSAPTVGQIVLGLRLKDLRERAGVSFEQAARALSVNQTTIRRMEKADVGLKPVYVEKLLQVYDVPESETESFLALVEEAGNPGWWHRFRDVLPSWFSLYVSLEEAAGIIRAYEPHCVPGLLQTADYARALLRVGFPNAPDDELDRRVALRMERQSLLTRASPPRLWAVIDETVLRRPVGGADVMRGQLDRLITAAAMPNVTLQILPFATGPHPGMFGPFQLFRFDIPELPDIVYSESLTGAVYHDERPDTVAYLEALDRMGAQAAPLGDTERILGDLRKEL; this is translated from the coding sequence GTGCCTGACGCGCGATCAGCGCCGACCGTGGGGCAGATCGTCCTCGGTCTGCGGCTCAAGGACCTGCGGGAACGGGCCGGCGTCAGCTTCGAACAGGCCGCCAGGGCACTGAGCGTCAACCAGACCACGATCCGCCGGATGGAGAAGGCCGACGTCGGCCTCAAGCCGGTGTACGTGGAGAAGCTCCTGCAGGTCTACGACGTCCCCGAGTCGGAGACCGAGTCGTTCCTCGCGCTGGTCGAGGAGGCCGGCAACCCGGGCTGGTGGCACCGCTTCCGCGACGTGCTGCCCAGCTGGTTCAGCCTCTACGTCAGCCTCGAGGAGGCGGCGGGCATCATCCGCGCGTACGAGCCCCACTGCGTCCCCGGGCTGCTCCAGACCGCGGACTACGCCCGCGCCCTGCTGCGCGTCGGCTTCCCGAACGCGCCCGACGACGAGCTCGACCGCCGGGTCGCGCTGCGCATGGAGCGACAGTCGCTGCTGACCCGGGCGTCCCCGCCGAGACTGTGGGCCGTCATCGACGAGACCGTGCTGCGCAGACCCGTCGGCGGTGCCGACGTGATGCGCGGCCAGCTCGACCGGCTGATCACGGCCGCCGCGATGCCCAACGTCACGCTGCAGATCCTGCCGTTCGCCACCGGTCCGCATCCCGGCATGTTCGGCCCTTTTCAGCTCTTCCGATTCGACATTCCGGAACTTCCGGACATCGTCTACTCCGAGAGCCTGACGGGCGCCGTCTATCACGACGAGCGCCCTGACACCGTTGCCTACCTGGAGGCACTGGACCGAATGGGCGCGCAGGCCGCGCCGCTAGGAGACACCGAGCGGATCCTCGGTGACTTGCGCAAGGAGCTCTGA
- a CDS encoding GntR family transcriptional regulator, with the protein MDLQLSVDRSSPVPLYFQLSQQLEAAIEHGDLAPGSLLGNEIELAGRLGLSRPTVRQAIQALVDKGLLVRRRGIGTQVVHSQVRRPLELSSLYDDLEAAGQQPATRVLRLETQEAGAEAAAALGIAEGTEVRVVERLRLTHGEPIAYLRNHLPPDVLKAEADELERTGLYRLMRGAGITLHSARQSVGARAATAAEAELLDERRGAPLLTMQRTTFDDTGRVVEFGSHLYRASRYAFDFQLLVRS; encoded by the coding sequence GTGGACCTCCAGCTCAGCGTGGACCGCAGCAGCCCGGTCCCGCTCTATTTCCAGCTCTCGCAGCAGCTCGAAGCCGCCATCGAGCACGGAGACCTCGCCCCCGGCAGCCTGCTCGGCAACGAGATCGAGCTCGCCGGGCGCCTCGGCCTGTCCCGGCCCACGGTCCGGCAGGCGATACAGGCGCTGGTCGACAAGGGCCTGCTGGTACGCCGCCGCGGCATCGGCACCCAGGTCGTGCACAGCCAGGTGCGCCGGCCGCTGGAGCTGAGCAGCCTGTACGACGACCTCGAGGCCGCCGGCCAGCAGCCCGCCACCCGGGTGCTCCGGCTGGAGACCCAGGAGGCCGGCGCGGAGGCCGCCGCCGCGCTCGGCATCGCGGAGGGCACCGAGGTACGCGTGGTGGAGCGGCTCCGCCTGACCCACGGCGAGCCCATCGCGTACCTGCGCAACCACCTGCCGCCCGACGTGCTCAAGGCCGAGGCCGACGAGCTCGAACGCACCGGTCTGTACCGGCTGATGCGCGGCGCGGGCATCACCCTGCACAGCGCACGCCAGTCGGTGGGCGCGCGCGCCGCCACGGCGGCGGAGGCGGAGCTGCTCGACGAGCGGCGTGGGGCACCGCTGCTGACGATGCAGCGGACGACGTTCGACGACACGGGCCGCGTGGTGGAGTTCGGCTCGCACCTGTACCGGGCGTCGCGTTACGCGTTCGACTTCCAGCTGCTCGTAAGGAGTTAG
- a CDS encoding ATP-binding protein: MALPRGTTVLALPQEDGADTELLWAGFELPAHDAAVVDARRRVHRQLRRWAFPPEVCDTAQLLVSELFTNAVLHSDSSRISCLMHGGGTRLRIEIHDQGSESAVPLPCWATPDDEHGRGLLLVDTLSEEWGVDRTGEEGGRVVWVELGPIST; this comes from the coding sequence GTGGCCTTACCTCGTGGCACCACGGTGCTCGCGCTGCCGCAGGAGGACGGCGCGGACACCGAACTGCTGTGGGCGGGCTTCGAGCTACCCGCCCACGACGCCGCCGTCGTTGACGCACGCCGCCGGGTGCACCGTCAGCTGCGCCGCTGGGCGTTCCCGCCCGAGGTGTGCGACACCGCGCAGCTGCTGGTCTCGGAGCTGTTCACCAACGCCGTGCTGCACAGTGACAGTTCGCGGATCAGCTGCCTCATGCACGGGGGCGGCACCCGGTTGCGGATAGAGATCCACGACCAGGGGAGTGAGTCCGCGGTGCCGTTGCCCTGCTGGGCGACGCCCGACGACGAGCACGGACGCGGACTGCTCCTGGTGGACACCCTCTCCGAGGAGTGGGGCGTCGACCGTACGGGGGAGGAGGGGGGCCGTGTGGTCTGGGTGGAGCTGGGGCCCATTTCCACCTGA
- the pcaC gene encoding 4-carboxymuconolactone decarboxylase — MSETKTLQHRTDGPDDAPLLVLGPALGATWHMWDRQIPELTRHWRVLRFDLPGHGGAPAHAASAAADYAQRLLATVDALGVDRFGYAGCSLGGAIGAQLALDHPQRVSSLALVSCSARHGTPDAWRQRGVVVRTNGLEPIAASTPERWFTSAFAAAQPAIVEWAVQMVRTTDPGCYIAACETLAAFDIRTELSRIGVPALVVAGAEDEATPPADARALVAGIPDARLAIVPGASHLVPVEQPGAVTELLIRHLTTTWQQSAAGPPAPAPVIAPEPQQASAVAELEAAEAPAVRADPYEAGMKVRREVLGDAHVDRAAENADDFTQDFQDFVTRYAWGEIWNRPGIDRRTRSVATLTALTARGHFDELAFHTRAALRNGLTPAEIKEILLHTGVYCGVPAANTAFSVAQRVIQEETAPEA; from the coding sequence GTGAGCGAGACGAAGACCCTCCAGCACCGGACCGACGGCCCGGACGACGCCCCGCTGCTCGTCCTGGGCCCCGCGCTGGGCGCCACCTGGCACATGTGGGACCGGCAGATCCCCGAGCTGACCCGGCACTGGCGCGTCCTGCGCTTCGATCTGCCCGGCCACGGCGGCGCCCCCGCGCACGCCGCCTCCGCCGCGGCCGACTACGCGCAGCGGCTGCTCGCCACCGTGGACGCGCTCGGCGTGGACCGGTTCGGCTACGCCGGCTGCTCCCTCGGCGGCGCGATCGGCGCCCAGCTCGCGCTGGACCACCCGCAGCGCGTCTCGTCGCTGGCGCTGGTGTCCTGCTCGGCCCGGCACGGTACGCCCGACGCGTGGCGGCAGCGGGGCGTCGTCGTCCGCACCAACGGGCTGGAGCCCATCGCCGCCTCCACCCCCGAACGCTGGTTCACGTCCGCCTTCGCGGCCGCCCAGCCCGCGATCGTGGAGTGGGCCGTGCAGATGGTCCGTACGACCGACCCGGGCTGCTACATCGCGGCCTGCGAGACGCTGGCCGCGTTCGACATACGCACGGAGCTGTCCCGGATCGGCGTACCCGCGCTGGTCGTGGCCGGCGCCGAGGACGAGGCCACGCCGCCCGCCGACGCGCGGGCCCTGGTCGCCGGCATACCGGACGCCCGGCTCGCGATCGTCCCGGGCGCCTCGCACCTGGTGCCCGTGGAGCAGCCCGGAGCCGTCACCGAGCTGCTGATCCGCCATCTGACCACCACCTGGCAGCAGTCCGCCGCCGGCCCGCCCGCCCCGGCTCCCGTGATCGCCCCCGAGCCGCAGCAGGCGTCGGCCGTGGCCGAACTGGAGGCGGCGGAGGCGCCCGCCGTACGGGCCGACCCGTACGAAGCGGGCATGAAGGTGCGCCGCGAGGTGCTGGGCGACGCCCACGTGGACCGGGCCGCCGAGAACGCCGACGACTTCACGCAGGACTTCCAGGACTTCGTCACCCGCTACGCCTGGGGCGAGATCTGGAACCGGCCCGGCATCGACCGCCGTACGCGCTCCGTCGCCACGCTCACCGCGCTGACCGCCCGCGGCCACTTCGACGAGCTGGCCTTCCACACCCGCGCGGCGCTCCGCAACGGCCTCACCCCGGCGGAGATCAAGGAGATCCTGCTGCACACCGGCGTCTACTGCGGAGTACCGGCCGCCAACACGGCCTTCTCCGTCGCCCAGCGGGTGATACAGGAGGAGACGGCGCCGGAGGCGTAA
- a CDS encoding ROK family glucokinase — protein sequence MSTYRDRAYRRNAPSASVLRTVSTRERRSHLSAPRVPTVGIDIGGTKVMAGVVDADGHILERVRAETPDKSKSPKVVEDTIAELVLDLSDRHDVHAVGIGAAGWVDADRSRVLFAPHLAWRDEPLKDALTARLAVPVMVDNDANTAAWGEWRFGAGRGEDHLVMITLGTGIGGAILEDGRVKRGKYGVAGEFGHMQVVPGGHRCPCGNRGCWEQYSSGNALVREARELAVAESPVAYGIIARTGGQPGDITGPMITELARQGDAMCVELLQDIGQWLGIGIANLAAALDPSCFVIGGGVSAADELLIDPARDAFRRHLTGRGYRPEARIAKAQLGPEAGMVGAADLARLVARRFRRANRRRLERYERYERAADNFRRAVGQ from the coding sequence GTGAGCACGTACCGCGACCGTGCGTACCGCCGGAACGCCCCCAGCGCGAGCGTGCTGCGGACCGTGAGCACGCGCGAGCGGCGCTCGCATCTGTCCGCGCCGCGCGTGCCCACCGTCGGCATCGACATCGGCGGTACGAAAGTGATGGCCGGTGTCGTGGACGCCGACGGGCACATCCTGGAGCGGGTCCGTGCCGAGACGCCGGACAAGTCCAAGAGCCCCAAGGTCGTCGAGGACACCATCGCCGAGCTGGTGCTCGACCTGTCCGACCGGCACGACGTGCACGCCGTCGGCATCGGCGCCGCGGGCTGGGTGGACGCGGACCGGTCCCGCGTGCTGTTCGCCCCGCATCTCGCGTGGCGCGACGAGCCGCTGAAGGACGCGCTCACCGCGCGCCTCGCGGTGCCGGTCATGGTCGACAACGACGCCAACACCGCCGCCTGGGGCGAGTGGCGCTTCGGGGCCGGCCGGGGCGAGGACCACCTCGTGATGATCACCCTGGGCACGGGCATCGGCGGCGCCATACTGGAGGACGGCCGGGTCAAGCGCGGCAAGTACGGTGTCGCGGGCGAGTTCGGGCACATGCAGGTGGTGCCGGGCGGGCACCGCTGCCCGTGCGGCAACCGCGGCTGCTGGGAGCAGTACAGCTCCGGCAACGCGCTCGTCCGCGAGGCCCGCGAGCTGGCCGTCGCGGAGTCACCGGTGGCGTACGGCATCATCGCCCGCACCGGCGGCCAGCCCGGGGACATCACCGGGCCGATGATCACGGAGCTGGCCCGGCAGGGCGACGCGATGTGCGTCGAGCTCCTCCAGGACATCGGCCAGTGGCTCGGCATCGGCATCGCCAACCTCGCCGCCGCCCTCGACCCGTCCTGCTTCGTCATCGGCGGCGGCGTCAGCGCGGCCGACGAACTCCTCATCGATCCCGCGCGCGACGCGTTCCGCCGGCATCTCACCGGCCGCGGCTACCGCCCCGAGGCCCGTATCGCCAAGGCGCAGCTCGGCCCCGAGGCGGGCATGGTCGGCGCGGCCGATCTGGCCCGGCTGGTCGCCCGCCGCTTCCGGCGCGCGAACCGGAGACGGCTGGAGCGGTACGAGCGGTACGAGCGCGCCGCCGACAACTTCCGCCGGGCGGTGGGCCAGTGA
- a CDS encoding ATP-binding cassette domain-containing protein translates to MSALIELTDVSKHYGHIKALDGVSLEVHAGEITCVLGDNGAGKSTLIKIIAGLHQHDAGGFAVEGDETRLGSPREALDRGIATVYQDLAVVPLMPVWRNFFLGSEPTVGRGPFARLDVERMRRTTHAALLRMGIDLRDVDQPIGTLSGGERQCVAIARAVHFGAKVLVLDEPTAALGVKQSGVVLKYVANARDQGLGVVLITHNPHHAYLVGDRFVLLKRGMMAGSHARQDIDLDELTRQMAGGSELEQLSHELERTNGSDAADGTD, encoded by the coding sequence ATGAGCGCCCTGATCGAGCTGACGGACGTCAGCAAGCACTACGGCCACATCAAGGCCCTCGACGGGGTCTCCCTGGAGGTGCACGCGGGCGAGATCACCTGCGTACTCGGCGACAACGGCGCGGGCAAATCCACCCTCATCAAGATCATCGCGGGGCTGCACCAGCACGACGCGGGCGGCTTCGCCGTGGAGGGCGACGAGACCCGGCTCGGCTCCCCGCGCGAGGCGCTGGACCGGGGCATCGCCACCGTGTACCAGGACCTCGCGGTGGTCCCGCTGATGCCGGTCTGGCGGAACTTCTTCCTCGGCTCGGAGCCCACCGTGGGCCGGGGCCCGTTCGCCCGGCTCGACGTGGAGCGCATGCGCCGTACGACCCACGCGGCGCTCCTGCGCATGGGCATCGACCTGCGCGACGTCGACCAGCCGATCGGCACCCTGTCGGGCGGCGAACGGCAGTGCGTGGCCATCGCCCGCGCCGTCCACTTCGGCGCGAAGGTGCTGGTGCTGGACGAGCCGACGGCGGCGCTCGGCGTGAAGCAGTCGGGCGTGGTGCTGAAGTACGTGGCGAACGCGCGCGACCAGGGCCTCGGCGTGGTCCTGATCACCCACAACCCGCACCACGCGTATCTGGTGGGGGACCGCTTCGTACTGCTGAAGCGCGGGATGATGGCGGGCAGCCACGCCCGCCAGGACATCGACCTGGACGAGCTCACCCGCCAGATGGCGGGCGGCAGCGAACTGGAGCAGCTCAGCCACGAGCTGGAACGTACGAACGGTTCGGACGCCGCGGACGGCACGGACTGA